GTGGGAGAAGCACCTTGCTCCTCATGTGCCTGCAGTTGGCTTGAGTAAATAAATTCCTAATGAGTTCCTTGGTTAATTGCTTGGAAACAGTCTTCCCtcttaaaaatacctttattgTCATCAGGGGACTGGTTGACAAAAGCCAGGCTCACCCAGGTAGCAGCAACACCTTGCCCTTGCCGTACCAGCCCTTGAACTGGGATAAGAAATGGACCAGCTGCACCTTGTTGCAAGCTTGGTCTAAATCTCAAACAGCCTCCTGCCCTCATTTGTACCCTTCCTTATCCCACATCAAACTTCTGCAGGCATGGGTTTGCATGGCTGATCTCCACATTCCACCTCCCTTGCCTCACTGCTtcctcatctcctcccacctctcTTTGCCccttctgccagcacaggagtTGTGGTTTGAAAAGCAGGAGCGACTTCTTCCCCTTGTCCCCAGGGTTGCTGCCAGTGTGCGGATCCTGTCGTCCCTCTTTGTCATGCTGGCTGTGTTCCTGGTGATCACGGTGCTGGTGAAGGTGGACACCTCCACCTGGACCACGCCCTTCTTCGCCCTCACGGTCGGCTGCGTGGCCGTGGTCAGCAGTGCCTCCACCGTCTTCTCCAGCAGCATCTTCGgcctcagcagctgcttccccatGAGGAacctgcaggctctgctctcaggTTGGGTGATCCCATTGGGATCGTGCTCTTGGACTTTCCCTGCTCGGCTCTGTGGTTTTCTCTGGGGGTTGTGTCATGTGGAGTTTGTTTTAGAAGCTTAACTTTACCCTAATGATAAAGGGAAGTTGCTGAAGGAGAAACTTGCTCCGTCACATGAGCTTTGGTTTCTGTAAATAGCCATAAACTGACCCTGGAGAGTTGCAGGGTGCAGGGGGGAAGGAGATGacatccccctgccctgccattTCCAGCAGAGGCATCTGCAGCTTTGCCTGTCTGCTCCTTTCTGATCAGCATTTCCATGAGTGATGAGGGGCAGATTGGGAGCCGTGAGTGATGAGCTCCCTGGAGCATTGATACCATTATaaatgtgctctgggatggttGACAAACCAAGAGGAGAAGGGTGGGGGAAAATCAGGATGGCGAAACTTTTCCTGGGGCCACGACAGGAGTGTTTTTAATGAGTTTATCTCAGAGAACGAAAGCACCACATCCCTGAGATGGCATTCCTGCCGCTGGTGCCTTGAATTCCCATCTGGGGGAGTGCAGAAGAGAGGTTGATTATATGTGTGCTGGTGGAAAGCCAAGTTTAGGCTTTGGAAAAGGTTTGGACTTTTTCTGCAGGACTAGGGACCTGCAAGCCCAGCAGAAGGGACTGGGGGCCTGCAAGCCCTGACCCGTGTGTGCTGTGCTGCGTTGGAAGGGGGTGCAGGATGGCACCTGGGCCACAAGTACCTGAGGTGTGGGAACGGAGAGGAGGTTGTTCGTGCAGCTGCACCCTGAGCTGGCTGTGGGGCAGTGTTCCCTGGAGACCCGCGCATGTCAGAAGAGGAGCTTCTGGGTTCCCCCTCTTGTTCTCTGTCCCTCACTGTGCCCACCTCTGTTGCCACACGCAGGGCAGGCCATGGGTGGCACCATGAGCGCCGTGGCCTCTGTGATAGACCTGGCAGCGGCGGCCGATGTCACTGACAGTGCCCTGGCCTATTTCCTCACCGCTGACATCTTCATCGTCGTCTGCATCATGGTGtacctgctcctgcccaggctggagtACTCCAGGTGGGTGCCAGCCTGCCAGGGGCATGCCACAGAGGGTTTGCAGTGGGATtgctggggggtctgtgggACACTCGCCGTGCTGGTCCCTGCCCTGTCACTGCCGCCAGCCACGCTTCCCCTTTCACTGAAACCACAGGGTGAAACTGTGTTTCAGCCGAGTGCTGAGTTTCTGCCAAGCTTTCCCAGGGCCCCAGATGCTGGTGCTCCCAAAAATGTGTGGAGTCAGCAGAGAGCCCTAACCCAgaggcaggcagccaggagcgTCCCCATATCCTGTGTGACCCATTGGTCTGGTTGGTGCTTGTAGCTGCCAGAGCCCCCAGGTGCCTGCAGGCAGTAGGGTCCCCTCTGTGAACCCTGAGGGTGCAGAGAGGGGATGGTGGCTGTGCAAGGGTCACCTCTCTGTACgaggtgggagctgcaggtgtggTGGAGTTGCTGGGTCCAGCGGGCATACCTGTGTCTCCAACTTCTCTCCTGCCCTCTCTCCAAATCTCAGCTGCATTCCCTCATGCAGTCTCTTTCTCCAGGTATTACCTGAGCAGCCAGAAGGAGAGCCCCTCTCTGGTCACCGTGCCCCCTGACAGCTCCGTGGAGGAcgaggcagagccaggaggcaCCGTGAGCTCCTCCTTCCTCACAAGAAGTGCTGGCATCCCCCCACTCCGCCCCATCCTGCAGAAGACCGCCCTCCTCGGCTTCTGCCTCTTCTACGTCTTCTTCATCTCCATCACcatcttcccttccctctcctccaaCATCGAGTCTGTCAGCAAATCCTCAGGAAGCCCGTGGAGCACCAAGTACTTCACACCACTCACGTGTTTCCTCCTGTACAACTTTGCTGACTGGTGTGGGAGGCAGGTCACTGCCTGGATCCAGGTGCCTGGGCCCAAGAGCAAACTGCTGCCTGCCCTCGTCCTCCTCAGAACCatcttcctccctctcttcaTCCTCAGCAACTACCAGCCCCGGGCTCACATCCGGACCGTGGTGTTCAACAGGGACATCTACCCCGTAGTCTTCACGGcgctgctggggctcagcaaCGGCTACCTGGGCACGCTGGTCATGGTCTACGGCCCCAAAATCGTGCCCAAAGAGCTGGCTGAGGCAGCAGGGGTGGTGATGTCGTTTTACCTCAtgctggggctggctctggggtCTGCCTGTGCTGTTTTTGTGGTACACCTTGTGTAGAGGGGCAGCCGCAGGAGGAGGATGCCCTCGGTTTGTGGTGCTGCTGTTGGGTATTtagggtttggggctttttcccAAAAAAGTCAGGTATCCTGTGGTTTTGAGGCAGCCTGCCTGTCTTGGGAAGGGGGGTGGGGTAGCTGCATCCAGGGGGGATGCAGAGGGAAAGTCTCCCTTCTGGGAAGGGGCATCCACTGTGCTTGGGAAGGTTCTGTCAGACATTGTCGCTCCCCAGTTGAATGGAGCAGGGCCCAAAACAGCCTCATCCTCCCCAGGGAGCTCAGGGAAGcaccagggacacagggatgccATCCCTTACCCGTGTGCCAGTGGTTTTATGCTGAACCCAGGGCTtttgggggcaccttgggttTTACTGCTGCACTGTTATGAGTTCAGCCCCTTGGGGGTTGGGTGGTCTTAGGGAGGGTTCACCCCTCACTGAGCTGTGATGGTGGTGTTGAACTAAAAGGGATTTGAGCTCTGGAGCACCTTCTCACAACTTAGGGAATGAGTAGCAGCTGTCCCAGGGGTTGGGGCACAGTTTTGCACAGATTTCATACAATcgttgcacaaaaaaaaaaataatatatacataAGGGAAACAGCTCCACTTGGAATTTTGCTTGCTTTGATTCTTCCATGTAAACTTGAACTGAGGGATCATCTACCTCCTAGCATGGTACCAGTAGTGTTGGGGACTATTCCCTGGCCCAGCTGAGAGGAGCATTTTTCCTGCTGAGACTGTGGTGTGACCCCCAAGGAGAGTGAAATGCTGAGTGGGCCTAACCTGAGGTTTTTCTTCAGTCTGTGTTCAGAGTGCTCTGTGAAAGCCAGGGAGAGGTACGAGAGAGGCCCTGGTGTGAGGTTCACAGCAGAAATCTGGTTAATTCATGTAGACAGGCACCATATGGCCTCCAGATGTTTTCAGAGGGGTGAGCTACTGTGACACCCAAAAATATGGCCCACCCAAAGACAACTGGCTTTTAAAGTCATTTAAACTCCCATatgccagcacagcctggactAAATCCgattattgtatttattttctcaaattgGCTGGATTTATGGTCTAGAAGAGGTGAGCTGATCAGCAAGGGTGTAAAGGCAGAGCTTGGCAGTGCAGTGGTGCCTCAGAGATGCTGTCTGTGGAAACTGATCCCTTTAGGAGTGGGTTAGGAGCAGATGCTCCACCCCTGGGATGCTCTCAGCACCTCCTGCTTGCCCATGTagtggtggagctgctggatgtggggagagcagcaggacccaTGGTGGTTACTGCCCTGAGGTGCCATGTGGGTGTGGTGGACATTGGGTTTTCACATAAATCCTTTCCTGAAGCAGTGTTTGCTTTGGGCTCCTTGGcaatacacacacacagtttAGCTTGAtggctgatttttatttcaaggtACAATCCAGACACAAGTGGAAAATGTGTGGGGTGTGCAGTAGTGAGGAGCAGCTTTATGGAACGTGTGGGCTCTTAATCCTGTCCCTTTGGTGGGTTTGGAGCCCTTTGGCCTCCAGCACTTGGCCAGGGactgccctgacccaggtgaAGGCCCCCACCCAAGGGCTGAGGGTTGGGATGCTGGGAGCccctcctgggggtcagtgctcccatcccctccctggtgctgcAATAATGCAGCAGTTGGTCAAAAAGCCCaacccagcctgctgctggcaaCCAAAAAGTCCCTTTGTGGCCTTCAGTGGGCCTGTCTTCAACCTGTCCATTTCCCCCCCAGTCCAAGGAATGATGAGATTTGGCTTGGTGTTTTTTACTGCTTTGCATCTCTTCTGCTCCTCTCCTTGTTACAGACCAAATTCCTCTGGAGGGAGAACTTAATTATGTGGTACGGTTGCTAATAAAGAGAATTCTTGATCCTGTGCAACTGCTGgtgtctgaaataatttctcttggAGGTGCATTGATGCATGCAGATTCAGcttgcatttttccttctggcCATCCTTC
This region of Vidua macroura isolate BioBank_ID:100142 chromosome 8, ASM2450914v1, whole genome shotgun sequence genomic DNA includes:
- the SLC29A3 gene encoding equilibrative nucleoside transporter 3 — protein: MIPAAGSSPPEQKPLLEDAVGSRYSRQKPRDRWHGAYLIFFLLGIGSLLPWNFFITAKHYWRYKLQNCSDEPGPVGQEASDLRDYFESYISIASTIPSVLCLIGNFLLVNKVAASVRILSSLFVMLAVFLVITVLVKVDTSTWTTPFFALTVGCVAVVSSASTVFSSSIFGLSSCFPMRNLQALLSGQAMGGTMSAVASVIDLAAAADVTDSALAYFLTADIFIVVCIMVYLLLPRLEYSRYYLSSQKESPSLVTVPPDSSVEDEAEPGGTVSSSFLTRSAGIPPLRPILQKTALLGFCLFYVFFISITIFPSLSSNIESVSKSSGSPWSTKYFTPLTCFLLYNFADWCGRQVTAWIQVPGPKSKLLPALVLLRTIFLPLFILSNYQPRAHIRTVVFNRDIYPVVFTALLGLSNGYLGTLVMVYGPKIVPKELAEAAGVVMSFYLMLGLALGSACAVFVVHLV